In Modestobacter versicolor, a single genomic region encodes these proteins:
- a CDS encoding CPBP family intramembrane glutamic endopeptidase has protein sequence MRSRLLEMAGRRPLTLAVAVTLLWHLVLFAVEDLLPPLAPGWFPDLGAAVVNVVLAALTLAVIGGLGWWREAALAWRWPDRSWWLLLPLLAEGLLHLVDGLTGSRTALAGAAVTMLAVGVAEESLSRGLVQRLLSPVGPGRAAVGVGVLFGLGHLLSGLWFGRPLDDVAFQVVNTAAFGFCLAAVRWHVGTIWPLAGLHALVNFSSINSPGALPDVVQVLVVVLLVAYGWWLLRLLDRRGGPGLTVGGGAAAPPGPTRPRGRRRPARAATAPPDRP, from the coding sequence GTGCGCAGCCGCCTGCTGGAGATGGCCGGACGCCGCCCGCTGACCCTCGCCGTGGCCGTCACGCTGCTCTGGCACCTGGTGCTGTTCGCCGTCGAGGACCTGCTGCCCCCGCTGGCCCCCGGCTGGTTCCCCGACCTGGGCGCCGCGGTGGTGAACGTCGTGCTGGCGGCGCTGACGCTGGCGGTCATCGGCGGGCTGGGGTGGTGGCGCGAGGCGGCCCTCGCCTGGCGGTGGCCCGACCGCTCCTGGTGGCTGCTGCTCCCGCTGCTGGCCGAGGGGCTGCTGCACCTGGTCGACGGGCTCACCGGCTCGCGGACGGCGCTGGCCGGCGCGGCGGTGACCATGCTGGCCGTCGGGGTCGCCGAGGAGTCGCTCAGCCGCGGCCTGGTCCAGCGGCTGCTCAGCCCGGTCGGACCCGGCCGGGCCGCGGTCGGCGTCGGCGTGCTCTTCGGTCTCGGCCACCTGCTCAGCGGTCTGTGGTTCGGCCGCCCGCTCGACGACGTCGCGTTCCAGGTGGTGAACACCGCGGCGTTCGGCTTCTGCCTGGCCGCGGTGCGCTGGCACGTCGGCACGATCTGGCCGCTGGCCGGGCTGCACGCGCTGGTGAACTTCTCCAGCATCAACAGCCCGGGCGCGCTGCCCGACGTCGTCCAGGTGCTGGTCGTCGTGCTGCTGGTGGCCTACGGCTGGTGGCTCCTCCGGCTGCTCGACCGCCGGGGTGGCCCGGGGCTCACGGTCGGGGGAGGAGCCGCTGCACCGCCCGGTCCCACTCGGCCACGAGGTCGACGTCGTCCGGCGCGCGCAGCCACTGCTCCTCCAGACCGCCCATGA